CGCAGGTCAAGGGCGAGGTCTGGGACCTTGAGCCCACCCGCGAGGCCGCCGCGGCCACCTTCGCCAAGTACCGTCTTGACGACCGCCTGGGCTTCCATGCCCGCAACCTGCTGGACCTGGCGCAGTACCAGGGCGAGCGGGCCGACGTGGTGATGCTCAACGACTGCCTGCACTATTTCACCCGCGAGCAGGTGCGTACCCTGATCGCCGGCGCTGCCGGCATGGTCGAGGGCGACGGCGCGCTGCTGGTGCTGAGCATGGCCCTGGAGGATGACGAGATCCACCCGGCGCTGTCGGCCGACTTCTCCCTGCACATGATGCTCAACACGGTCAACGGCGAGCTGCATCCGACCCGCTACCTGATCGACAGCATGGCGTCGGCGGGGTTGAGCGTGGAGCAGGAGCCGATCGGCCGCTACACCCTGCTGATCGGACGGAGGGCTGCCTGATGCTGCGCTTGTTGGCATTGCATGCCGCGCCGCTTGGCGACGCGGCGGCCCAGGCCCTGGACAGCTTGGGCAGCGCCGCGGCGGCGGCCGGTTTCAGCCTGCAGGTCAGCCAGAATCCGGCCGGCCAGGGACCGGTGGACGCAGTCTGCCTGCTGCTCGACAGCGCCACGCCACCGGTTGCGTTGAACACGTTGCTCAATGAGGCCAGCGGGCTGTGTCGCAACACCGCGCTGGTGCTGGTCCGCGTGCAGGGTGCACTGGCACAGTTGCCGCCCGCCAGCGGCGTGATCGCCCAGTGGCAGCAGGCGAGCCAGGGCTTTCTCTATCCGTACTCGCTGGATATCGGTGCCGGGCAGGCGCCGGAGCTGGCGATCAAGGACTGGCTGGCGGGCTTCGCCAAGTTCGCGGCCGCGACCAAGCTGTGGCGTTCGCTCGACGGCCTGGGCCTGGACGAAGCGGCGCGGGCCGCGCAGCGCCCCGAGCTGAACCACATCAATATCCTCACCCGCGACCTGGAAGCCTCCAAGGCGTTCTACAGCGACATCCTTGGCGCCAACTACTGCTACAACCTGGGGCCGCGCAAGGCCGTGATGGAGCTCAACGGCTTCGACTTCTTCATCGAGCAGAGCGAGTCGTTCAGTTACCCGACCGGCTACCACATCGGTGTGCGGGCACTGCCCGGGGATGTGCGGCGCATCGCCGAGCAGGTCACCGCTGCCGGCACCATCAAGCTGGTCAAGGGCAACGGCCCGGCGCCGGGCTACCACCATGGGCCGGACAACGTGCGCAGCGCCGTCTACTTCGAGGACCCGGATGGCCTGGTGATCGAGGTCTACAGCGCCGAAGTGGAGATGATCGAAAGCAACCCTCGGTTGCTCCTCGACCGCCTCTGACCCCACGTCGTCACAGGCCTGCCGCTCGGCGGGCCTGTGCCTAGGCAGGTATTCGCATGAACAGCTACAAACAGTGGCATTGGCCACGGCTGCCCAGCCCATTGCCCAAGGATGTCAGCGACCGGGCGTTGATGGGCTACCCAGAGCACTACCAGGAGCATCCGTTGCAGGCGCAGGTCGCCACGGCGCTCGACGATCTGCTCCAGGCGCCGCTGGACGTCTTGCTGACGTTGCTTGAGCAGCCACGCCAACCCCTGGCCCGGCGCATCGCCGCCGGCGAGGTGCTGGCATTGCGCGGCGACCCGCGCATCGACACCTTCGCCCCGCAGATGATCGATATCCCGGCGGCGCGGGTGCACATCGGCCTCGACCCGCGCGCGGTCGAGCAGGTGATGGACCAGTTCGACGGGCTTGGCCTGGACCGCAGCTGGATCGACAAGGAAACGCCGCGCCACGCCGTGGAACTGGCGGCGTTCCGTATCGCCCGCTTCCCGGTGACGCACCAGGAGTACCGCCAGTTCCTGCTCGACAGCGGGCATGCCGGCATCCCCGACGGCTGGGCGTTCGGCCGGTATCCGCGGCACCACGCCAACCACCCGGTTTACAGCGTCTCGGCCAGTGACGCCGATGCCTACGCCCAGTGGCTCAGCGAGCGCACCGGCCGACGCTTTGCCCTGCCCAGCGAGGCGCAGTGGGAGTATGCCGCCGCCGGACCTGAAGGGCGTCAGTTCCCCTGGGGCGACGCCTACCAGGTCGAGCACGCCAACACCGCCGAGCTGGGCTATCTGGACAGCACGCCGGTCGGCGTGTTCAGCGACGCCGCATCGCCCTTCGGGGTGCTGGACATGGCCGGCAACGTCGAAGAGTACGTGGCCGAGGACTACCGGCCATACCCCGGCGGCCCGCAGATCGAGGACGACCTGGTGCTCGATGTCGGCACCCACCGCGTGGCCCGCGGTGGCAGCTTTACCCGTTTCCGCGACCTGGCGCGCACCGCGCGCCGCCACGGGCGTTACCCGCGACCGATCTACGTCATGGGTTTTCGCCTGGTTGAAAACCACAACTGAGCTGTTCCGTCTTCCGTGCAAGAGGTCTGATTCCATGAACAAGGATGTTTCGCTTCACACCATCGTGCCGATTTCCATCCTCGGCGGCGATGTCGATGCCCATTTCTTCGGCTTCCACGGCTTCGAGCGTGACCAGGAGCATTTCGCCGTCGGCATCGGCCGCGAGCAGTGCGACGTGCCGTTGGTGCGGGTGCACTCCGAGTGCATCACCGGCGATGTGTTCGGCTCGCAGCGCTGCGATTGCGGCCCGCAATTGCAAGAGGCGTTGCGCACCCTCAAGGAGGTGGGCGGCTACCTGATCTACCTGCGCCAGGAAGGGCGTGGCATCGGCCTGTACTCCAAGTTCGAGGCCTACCTGCTGCAGGACAAGGGCCTGGACACCTATGAAGCCAACCTGCGCCTGAACCACTTGGCCGACTCGCGCTCGTTCGACCCGGCCGTGCAGATCCTGCGGGCCCTGGGCGTGGACCAGTGCCGGTTGCTGACCAACAACCCGGAGAAGGTCGCCCAGCTGCGCGCCGGTGGCATCGATGTGATCGAACAGGTGCCCACCGGGGTGTTCCTGACCAATCACAACCGCAACTACCTGCAGGCGAAGGCCGTCAAGTCCAGCCATTCGATCAAGCTCTGACTCCAGCGAAAAAGGATCTTTCGATGAAACACATTGGCCCTATCAGCGGTATCGCCGCCCATGCCGCGCGCTTCGTCGCCACCGCCGGCTACGACAACCAGGTGATCTTGTGGAACGCCGCCACCGGCGAGCCGATCCACCGTGTGCACCACGACCACCTGGCCAACCAGTGCGCCTTCAGCAGTGACGGCAAGCACCTGGTCAGCGCCAGCAGCGACTACACCGCGCGCATCTGGGAAGTGCCGAGCATGCGCCTGAAAGCCGTACTGCAGGGGCACAACGACGATGTCGAGATGGCGGTGTTCTCGCCAGACAGCCAGCGCGTGGCGACCTGTTCGCGTGACCATGTGCTGCGCATCTTCGACCTCGACGGCGTGCAGTTGCAGGCGTTCCATGGCCACCAGGCCGACGTTATCTCGGTGGTCTGGTCGCCGGACGGCCAGCGCCTGATCTCCAGCAGTGACGACGGTACCGTGCGCCAGTGGGATACCCGCAGCGGCCAGCAATGCGACGAGGTGGACATCGGCGGCGTGGAGACCGACACCATCGCCATCACCCGCGAAGGCGTGGTGTTCGCCGGGGACGACGAGGGGCGCATCTCGATCATCGCCCAGGGCCAGGTGCAGACCGTGCCGGCCCACGCCGCCGGGATCAAGCGCATCGTCTGGAACGACGACAAGCGCCTGCTGGTGAGCCTGAGCTATGACCGTTCGGCGATCCTCTGGACCTTCGACGCCGCGCGCAACCTGGTCAAGCGCCGCAGTACCGCGCTGCCGAGCATCGTCTGGCCGCGCAGCTGCGCTTTTGTCGGCGACGAACAACTGGTGTTCGCCACCTTCGGCTCGCGCTACGCCACCTGGAACTACGAGCAGGACCAGTGGCAGGTGTCGGGCATCGAGCCGGCGGTAAGCATTAACGCCGTGGTGCGCAGCGAAGAGCGCCAGTACAGCATTGGCGATGCTGGCATTCTGCACCGTGACGACCAGCCGGTGACCAGTGTCGGCAGCCTGTGCAACTTCCTCCTGCCGTTCGGCCCGCTGCTGTTGACCGGCGGCCAGATGGGCCAGGTGTTCGATGGCCTGTCCGGGCGCATGCTGTACCAGCACCGTTCGCCACTCAACTGCGGCGCCACCTTCGTCAGGAATGGCGAAGACCTGGCGTTGATCGGCACCTATACCGGCGAAGGCCTGGTGTTCGGCCATGATGGCCAGGGCGGGCTGCGCCTGGTGGCGTCGATCCCCATGCATGACAACGCGATCAAGGGCGTGGCCGCCGACCAGCGCCACCTGTTCAGCGTCTGCGCCTCGGCCGATGCCGCGCTGCACAGCATCGAGGATTTCAGCAGCGTGCGGCATATCGAGGGGGCGCATACGCGTATTTCCAATGGTTGCTGCCCGATCACCGGCGGTTTCGCCAGCATCGGTCGCGACCTCAAGCTGCGCCTGTGGCTGGAGACCGGCGACGAGGTGTTCGACTCGCCGCACCAGCACTCGATCAAGTGCATCGCCGCCTCCGCTGATGGCCGGGTGATCGCCACCGCGGCCTACAACGGTACCGTGGCACTGTTCGACCTGGTCTCGCGGCGCTGGCTGCCCATGCAGCGGCCGACCGCCAGCGGCATTTCCTGCCTGACCCACGACGCCGTCAGCGGCGCCTTCCTGGCCAGTTCCTATGACGGGCGCATCTACGGCATCGACGCCCGCCTGGCGTCCTGAGGAGCAGCACATGAGCAAGCAAGCAAGTGACTTCATGGCCCAGGGCGACTACCGCAAGGCCCTCGATACTTCGTTCGTGCACCGCTACAGCCATGGCGAGGACGAGTGGTCGTGGGACATCGGCATGATCCAGGCGGCCCAGGCTTTCCTCGAGCGTCTCGACCCCCGTGCTGATCAGCATGTACTGGACATCGGCGTGGGCCGTGGCCGTGACGCCTCCACCTTCATCCTCGCCGGGCATCGGGTCACCGGCCTGGATATCGTCGAGAACTCCAGCTGGCCGTTGCTGCGCAAACGCTGGGGCGATCGCCTGGACCTGGTGAACAAGGCCATGCAGGACTGGCAGCCGGCGCCGGGCACGGTGTTCGATGCGGCCCTGGACAATGGCTGCTTCCACCACCAGCATCCGGACGAGTGGGGCGCGTACCTGGCCCATGTGCGCCGCCTGCTGCGCCCCGGCGCGCTGGTGGGGCTGAACGTGTTCGGGGTCGACGCGGCCCATCCGCAGCCGGGCTGGCGCGAGATGGACAACCAGCGCCAAGGCTACTTCTTCACCGACGATGGTATCCGTCAGACCCTTGAGGCCCATGGCTTCACCTGGGAGGGGCTGGAGGTGATCGAGCGCCAGCACGGCGAAGCCCGCTACCTGTTGGCGCTGGTGCGCACGTGAGTGCGATCGACCGCCATTACCTGGACATGGCCCTGGCGCTCGCCAGCCAGGGCCTGTACAGCACCATGCCCAACCCGCGGGTCGGTTGCGTGATCGTCAACGCCGGGCAGGTGGTAGGGCGCGGCTGGCATCAGCGCGCCGGCCAGCCCCACGCCGAAGTGCACGCCCTGCGCGAGGCAGGCCCGGCGGCGCGCGGGGCGACCGCCTATGTGACCCTGGAACCTTGCGGCCACCAGGGTCGCACGCCGCCGTGCGCCGATGCCCTGGTGGCGGCGGGGGTAAGCCGGGTGGTCACGGCCAGCGGCGACGTCTCGCAGAGCATCGGCGCGGATCGCCTGCGCGAGGCGGGCATCGTGGTCGAGGCATTGCCCTGCCCACGTGCGCGGGCGCTCAATCGCGGGTTCTTCTCGCGCATCGAACGCCAGCGCCCGTGGGTGCGGGTATTGCGTCCGGCGGCGCTGGAGATCGGCGCGATTGGCGAGGGCGCGATGCTCAGCCATTGCGACGAGCAGGCGCCCCTGGCGCACTGGCGGGGCAGGGCCTCGGCGCTGCTGAGCACTTGTGACTGGGTGAAGGCCTGCGACACCTCGCTGGTGGCGCAGGTTGCCGGGCAACGCGCCGAACCGGTGGTGCCCTTGCGGGTATTGGTCGACCAGGGGCTGGACTGCCCGGCTTCGGCCAAGATGCTCGACGGGCGTGCGCCGACGCTGGTTTTGCATGGGGCGCAGGCGAGGCGGGACGGTCGGTATGCACGGGCCCGTTGCCAGGTGCTGGAGGATCTGGGGGCCTTGCGGATACTACAGACGTTGCATGAGCTCGACTGCAACGAAGTCCAGGTCGAGGCCGAGCCGGCCTGGTGCGAGGCCTTGGCGCGCCAGGGGTTGGTGGATGAGTGGTTGGTGCAGGTTTGAGGCCTTCCTGAGCGCTGTACTATCCCTGTGGGAGCAACCGTCTTGCTCAGGCCCCTCAATCTGGCGCGATCTCTGTGGGAGCGGCCTTGTGTCGCGAAAGGGCTGCGCAGCAGCCCCTATTGCGGTGAAACGCTGAAATTACCGGGGCCGCTTCGCGGCCCTTTCGCGACACAAGGCCGCTCCCACAGGGATATGCGTAAGCCCCGATCATTTCAGCGACTGCAGATCAACCCGACCTGCAGGCTGTTCTGTTCGAACAGGTCCCAATATCCCGGCGGATGCGCCTTCTTGCGGATCCCGCTGATCAGCGGGGCAATCCAGCGCACATTGCGCAGGCCGACATCGTGGGCGGCCTGCTCGTAGACTGCCTTGTCCCAGCGGTAATAGGTGAAGTCCGCAGGCGGTGAGCTCATGAATTGCCCCTGGCAGCGCAGGCCGCCTTCCACCGGCTGCTCGTCCAGCACACGGATGCCGTATTCGGTGAAATTGCCCAAGGCCAGGTCAAAGGCGGGATTCGCCGTGTAGGCGATCAGCTGTCCGTTCGGTTTGAGGTTCAGCGCGACGCTCTCGAACATGCGCCGCAGCTCCTCGACGCTGCCGGCGTAGTTGAACAGCCAGGCGGCGGTAACCTTGTCGAACTGGCCGATGCGGCCCATCTGCGCCACGTCGCGCACTTCGTAGGCGATGCCGTCGTTGGCCTGGCGCGCCTGGTAGATCATGCTCGGCGAGATGTCCACGCCGTGCACCCGAGCCGCGCCCCAGTCCTTCAGGCGGCGGCTGAAGAAGCCATGCCCGCAGGCCAGGTCGAGAATCTCATCGCCGGTTACGTCGCCGGCCATGTAGCGAAACGTGTCGACCTCGACCCCGCGCTGGCTGGCGTGGCTGGTGAAGTCTTCGAACTGCTCGCTGATCCGCTCGTAGACTTCCTTGGATTCCTTCATGGGCACTCCTTCCTTACAGAGGTGAGGCGCAGCGCCAACGGCAGGGCCAGCAGCGGTGCGCAGGCGAACACGGCGAACAGCCACAGCGCCGCCTGGCGCGCGCCTTGCTCGCCGCCGGGCTCGACCAGCCCGGCACCATTGGCGACCAGCCCGGCCAGGGCCGCAGCCAGGGCGGTGGCGTAAAGTTGCACGGTGGTGATCGAGGCCGAGGCGAGGTTTTCCTCGCCGGGGCGCGCTGCCTGCAGCACCCGGGTGAGCAGGTGCGGCCAGCCCAGGCCGATCCCCAGGCCCACGCCGGCCAGGGCCAGGGCGAACAAGGCCAGGCCCGGCGCGCTGGCGATCCAGGCCGGGGCGGGGGTCAGCAGGGCCAGGGCCAGCAGCGCCACCGCGACCACCAGCGGCCCACTGCGGATCTGCCAGGCGCCGCCTTCACGGTCACGGCCGGCGCTGGCCAGGGCGCCGACCGTCCAGCCTGCGGCCATCACGGCGGTCAGGTAGCCGGCGGCGAGTGGGCCGAAACCATGGATGCGCTGGAGGAAGTAGGGCACATAGATTTCAGTGGTGATGGCTGCTACCAGCAGGCACATCATGGCGAACAGTGCGCCCATCGGTTGCCTGAGGCTGTAGGCGCCCGTGGGCAGCAGGTGGTGGCGCGCCCTGGGATCGAGGCGGGCGATCAGCGCGGCGATGGCCAGGCCGGCGACGATGCCGGCCAGGTTGATCCACAGGCTGTCGGCCAGGCTGGCCGCACAGATCGCCAGCACCGAGGCCACCAGGCAGGCGATCAGCCCGTAGGCCGGGCGCGCGCCATTGTCGTCCAGCGCCTGGCGCGCCGGCAGGCGCAGGCAGACGATCAGCGCCAGGGCGCCAGCCACCGGCAACAGCGACCAGAATGCCCAGCGCCAGTGCCCGCCCTCGGCGAACACTCCGCCCACGGCCGGGCCGCACAGCGTGGCCACGCCCCACATCGCCGAGACCAGGGCCATGGCGCGAGGCCACAGGCGGCTGTCGAACACCAGGTGGATCAGCGCATAGCTCAAGGCGAACAGGATGCCGCCTCCCAGGCCCTGCACGCTACGCCCGAGCAGCAGCACCGGCATGCTCCCGGCCTGGGCGCAGAGCATTGCGCCAAGGGTGAACACCAGCAGTGCCAGCAGGTAGGCGACCCGCGGTCCGCCACGGGCCAGCAGGCGGGTGGAGAGGGTGGAGCCGATGATCGAGGCGACCACGAACAGGGTGGTGTTCCAGGCATAGAAGGCCAGCCCGCCGATCTCTTCGATCACCGTCGGTAGCAGGGTAGTGACGATGTAGACATTGATGGCGTGCAGGGCGACACCGCCAGCCAGGGCGATCGAGCGCAGCGCGTTGCCGCCGCTGAGCAGTTCGCTCCAACGGGCCGGCGGCTGTTCGGGGATGGCGGTCATGTACGCTCCTTGCGTGGTCCTGCGCTGGAATTCTAGGAGTCGGCAAATAATTATTCAATATATTGCTTGTGTAATTTGCTTGCGGCGGATTTGTTAGGATCGTGCTCTTTTGTCTTGTTTCAGGAGCGACATCCATGATCATCAGCACCACCAGCCAGCTCGACGGTCGCCCGATTGCCGAGTACCTCGGCGTGGTCAGCGCCGAATCGGTGCAGGGGATCAACTTCGTGCGCGATTTCTTCGCGCGCTTTCGCGACGTCTTCGGCGGCCGCTCGCAGACCCTGGAGGGCGCGCTGAAGCTGGCCCGTGAGCAGGCCACCGAGGAACTCATGGCGCGGGCACGGCAGTTGCAAGCCGATGCGTTGGTGGGCGTGGACTTCGAGATCAGCATGCCGTCGGTACAGGGTGGCATGGTCGTGGTGTTCGCCACCGGCACGGCGGTACGTCTGAAGTAAGGCCAGTTGCCATTGGTCGGGCCAGGAGATTTTGCCCGGCTGGTCTGCAAATGACCGGCTAGTCTCACTTCAACGGACCGTCGCTTCACTAGGCAGGTGTATTGCCTGCCGGCACGGTTGCCATTGGAGGGAGACAGGGCATGAGCGAATCCTATTTCGAAGACTTGAACGATGCGTTTCCGATCAACAGCCAGGTACGCTGCGGCCAGGCGGCTGTTCGCCTGGGCTTTGCCAACATGACCCTGGACGAGTCGGAGCAACTGCAACCGGCGCACCTGCAACGGGCCAAGAAGGGGCGTTTCACCCCGCGTGTCCCGTCGAAGAAGTGAACCTGCGTTGACCTCATAAGCCCGCTCTCACAAGCAGGAGCGGGCTTGCCCCGCATCACGTTTGATCAATCAACACGAAACCGCCCGACGGCGCGCCTTTCCCGCCATTTCTTGACCCCGCTCATGGTATCGGTGCGTCCCCCTCGCCGAAGGCCCTAGGCTGTGCTTTTCTTGCGCGGGATTTCAGACACGGAGTATCGACTTCAATGCGAATCAGGGAAGAGACCTACTGGCAGTGGGCCGATGCGCAGATGCACAGTCGCTGTCACGACGAGGAACTGAGCGACGGCACCAGCTTCGATGTGCAGGTGCGCCTATCCAGGGTCGGTGCCACACAGTTGTTTCTCGGACTGTATGCGCGCAGCGGCGAGGCCTTGCTCGAGGAGTACTACCCCTCGCGGCCGGGCGAAACCATGACCCGTGCGCTGGTCTGGGGCGTGGATCGCGCCCGCGCCCTGGCAACCGGCGCTTTGCCATTACCGGAACAGGTGCCACGTCGGCGCCTCGCCTAGCAGCAATGAAAAAGCCCGGCCTTTTCAGGCCGGGCTCAAGAAACGGTGTGCTGCGCCGCTTCAGTTCAGCGCGTCGATCACCTTGATTGCCTGCCGCTCGCGGGCGGCGGGCCATTCTTGTTGCAGGGTCTGCAGTACGCGACCGACGAAGGTGGTGTCGGCGGCGGCCTTCTTGCCGACGTAGCCCTGGCCACGGCGGTAGACCTTGAAGCGGGCGCGCATGCTGGGCATGTGCGATTCGAATTCGGCTTCGACCGTGTTCGGCGGCAGGCGGTCCAGGCGGACCTCACCGGACTGGCTGACCCACAGCAGGTGGTCGTCGAGGCTGTCCTTGCGCGCGGCGAACAGACGGGCCAATTGGTCGATGGTTGGATTGTTGTTCAAGTTCATCATAAAGCCCCCATTACTCTCATTCGTTGGTGAAGTTCGGCTGAAGTTCACATTCGGCGCCACACGATGTAGCGCGCTAACCAAGGCTGCTACAGCAGCTTCGCAACAGGGGCTTTCTCACGCTGCCTTCTGGGCAGTTTCCCTCTCCACGGACGGCCTGCGTTACCGCGCAGGCCGTCTGGAACACCCTTGCCACCGCTCCCGATCGGGGAGACGGCCTCATCATGCACAAGGCGCGGGAAGGGCGTCAACAGATTTGTAGTGATTATTTTTAGTCACTACATCTTGTCGGACAATCTTCCCGGTTCTGTCACGCCAGTCCGTTGTCGCCGTGCTCGAGGTAGCCGGGGCGTTGCCGCAGGCGCTCATGATAGGCCTCCAGCGCCGGCAGTTGCGGGTGCTCCAGCGGCGTGCGCCGCCAGCGGTTGAGGGACAGGCCGATGGCCACGTCGGCGAGGCTGAAGGCGTCGCCAGCGACATAGGCGTCGGTGGCCTGCAGGCGCGCTTCGAGCAGGCGCATCCTGGCCGTCCACTGGGCGCTGCTGGCGGCCAGCAGTGCAGGGTCCTGATGCGCCGGCGATTGACGCACCAGCGACATGAACGGGTAGCGCCAGGCGTCGTTGAGGTCGGTGGCCTGCCAGTCGAGCCACTGGTCGACCGCGGCGCGGGCGCGCGGGGCGCCGGGGTAGAGCGCCTCGCCGCCGTACTGGTTGACCAGGTAACGCAGGATGGTATTGGACTCCCACAGCACGAAGTCGCCATCGACGATCACCGGCACCGTGGCGTTGGGGTTCAGCGCCAGGAACTCGGGCGTGTCGGTGGCACGAAAGCCACTGCCCCAGTCTTCGCGCTGGAACGGCAGGTTCAGTTCGGCGCAGGTCCACAGTACCTTGCGCACGTTGATCGACGAGGCCTTGCCCAGGATCTTCAGCATGTCACGGCTCCAGGCTGGAAAGGATGCGTTGCGCGGCGCGCACGCGTTCTTCGTTGGGGTAGTTGCGGTTGGCCAGCAGGACGATGCCCATCTGCCTGGACGGCACGAACGCCACGTAGGCACCGAAGCCGCCGGTGGCGCCGGTCTTGTTGTACCAGGCGGCTGGATCGGCGGGCAGCGCCGGGTTCAGCGC
This window of the Pseudomonas mosselii genome carries:
- a CDS encoding VOC family protein, with product MLRLLALHAAPLGDAAAQALDSLGSAAAAAGFSLQVSQNPAGQGPVDAVCLLLDSATPPVALNTLLNEASGLCRNTALVLVRVQGALAQLPPASGVIAQWQQASQGFLYPYSLDIGAGQAPELAIKDWLAGFAKFAAATKLWRSLDGLGLDEAARAAQRPELNHINILTRDLEASKAFYSDILGANYCYNLGPRKAVMELNGFDFFIEQSESFSYPTGYHIGVRALPGDVRRIAEQVTAAGTIKLVKGNGPAPGYHHGPDNVRSAVYFEDPDGLVIEVYSAEVEMIESNPRLLLDRL
- a CDS encoding formylglycine-generating enzyme family protein produces the protein MNSYKQWHWPRLPSPLPKDVSDRALMGYPEHYQEHPLQAQVATALDDLLQAPLDVLLTLLEQPRQPLARRIAAGEVLALRGDPRIDTFAPQMIDIPAARVHIGLDPRAVEQVMDQFDGLGLDRSWIDKETPRHAVELAAFRIARFPVTHQEYRQFLLDSGHAGIPDGWAFGRYPRHHANHPVYSVSASDADAYAQWLSERTGRRFALPSEAQWEYAAAGPEGRQFPWGDAYQVEHANTAELGYLDSTPVGVFSDAASPFGVLDMAGNVEEYVAEDYRPYPGGPQIEDDLVLDVGTHRVARGGSFTRFRDLARTARRHGRYPRPIYVMGFRLVENHN
- the ribA gene encoding GTP cyclohydrolase II RibA → MNKDVSLHTIVPISILGGDVDAHFFGFHGFERDQEHFAVGIGREQCDVPLVRVHSECITGDVFGSQRCDCGPQLQEALRTLKEVGGYLIYLRQEGRGIGLYSKFEAYLLQDKGLDTYEANLRLNHLADSRSFDPAVQILRALGVDQCRLLTNNPEKVAQLRAGGIDVIEQVPTGVFLTNHNRNYLQAKAVKSSHSIKL
- a CDS encoding WD40 repeat domain-containing protein → MKHIGPISGIAAHAARFVATAGYDNQVILWNAATGEPIHRVHHDHLANQCAFSSDGKHLVSASSDYTARIWEVPSMRLKAVLQGHNDDVEMAVFSPDSQRVATCSRDHVLRIFDLDGVQLQAFHGHQADVISVVWSPDGQRLISSSDDGTVRQWDTRSGQQCDEVDIGGVETDTIAITREGVVFAGDDEGRISIIAQGQVQTVPAHAAGIKRIVWNDDKRLLVSLSYDRSAILWTFDAARNLVKRRSTALPSIVWPRSCAFVGDEQLVFATFGSRYATWNYEQDQWQVSGIEPAVSINAVVRSEERQYSIGDAGILHRDDQPVTSVGSLCNFLLPFGPLLLTGGQMGQVFDGLSGRMLYQHRSPLNCGATFVRNGEDLALIGTYTGEGLVFGHDGQGGLRLVASIPMHDNAIKGVAADQRHLFSVCASADAALHSIEDFSSVRHIEGAHTRISNGCCPITGGFASIGRDLKLRLWLETGDEVFDSPHQHSIKCIAASADGRVIATAAYNGTVALFDLVSRRWLPMQRPTASGISCLTHDAVSGAFLASSYDGRIYGIDARLAS
- a CDS encoding SAM-dependent methyltransferase; its protein translation is MSKQASDFMAQGDYRKALDTSFVHRYSHGEDEWSWDIGMIQAAQAFLERLDPRADQHVLDIGVGRGRDASTFILAGHRVTGLDIVENSSWPLLRKRWGDRLDLVNKAMQDWQPAPGTVFDAALDNGCFHHQHPDEWGAYLAHVRRLLRPGALVGLNVFGVDAAHPQPGWREMDNQRQGYFFTDDGIRQTLEAHGFTWEGLEVIERQHGEARYLLALVRT
- the ribD gene encoding bifunctional diaminohydroxyphosphoribosylaminopyrimidine deaminase/5-amino-6-(5-phosphoribosylamino)uracil reductase RibD: MSAIDRHYLDMALALASQGLYSTMPNPRVGCVIVNAGQVVGRGWHQRAGQPHAEVHALREAGPAARGATAYVTLEPCGHQGRTPPCADALVAAGVSRVVTASGDVSQSIGADRLREAGIVVEALPCPRARALNRGFFSRIERQRPWVRVLRPAALEIGAIGEGAMLSHCDEQAPLAHWRGRASALLSTCDWVKACDTSLVAQVAGQRAEPVVPLRVLVDQGLDCPASAKMLDGRAPTLVLHGAQARRDGRYARARCQVLEDLGALRILQTLHELDCNEVQVEAEPAWCEALARQGLVDEWLVQV
- a CDS encoding class I SAM-dependent methyltransferase, translated to MKESKEVYERISEQFEDFTSHASQRGVEVDTFRYMAGDVTGDEILDLACGHGFFSRRLKDWGAARVHGVDISPSMIYQARQANDGIAYEVRDVAQMGRIGQFDKVTAAWLFNYAGSVEELRRMFESVALNLKPNGQLIAYTANPAFDLALGNFTEYGIRVLDEQPVEGGLRCQGQFMSSPPADFTYYRWDKAVYEQAAHDVGLRNVRWIAPLISGIRKKAHPPGYWDLFEQNSLQVGLICSR
- a CDS encoding MFS transporter — encoded protein: MTAIPEQPPARWSELLSGGNALRSIALAGGVALHAINVYIVTTLLPTVIEEIGGLAFYAWNTTLFVVASIIGSTLSTRLLARGGPRVAYLLALLVFTLGAMLCAQAGSMPVLLLGRSVQGLGGGILFALSYALIHLVFDSRLWPRAMALVSAMWGVATLCGPAVGGVFAEGGHWRWAFWSLLPVAGALALIVCLRLPARQALDDNGARPAYGLIACLVASVLAICAASLADSLWINLAGIVAGLAIAALIARLDPRARHHLLPTGAYSLRQPMGALFAMMCLLVAAITTEIYVPYFLQRIHGFGPLAAGYLTAVMAAGWTVGALASAGRDREGGAWQIRSGPLVVAVALLALALLTPAPAWIASAPGLALFALALAGVGLGIGLGWPHLLTRVLQAARPGEENLASASITTVQLYATALAAALAGLVANGAGLVEPGGEQGARQAALWLFAVFACAPLLALPLALRLTSVRKECP
- a CDS encoding YbjQ family protein, which produces MIISTTSQLDGRPIAEYLGVVSAESVQGINFVRDFFARFRDVFGGRSQTLEGALKLAREQATEELMARARQLQADALVGVDFEISMPSVQGGMVVVFATGTAVRLK
- a CDS encoding glutathione S-transferase family protein; translated protein: MLKILGKASSINVRKVLWTCAELNLPFQREDWGSGFRATDTPEFLALNPNATVPVIVDGDFVLWESNTILRYLVNQYGGEALYPGAPRARAAVDQWLDWQATDLNDAWRYPFMSLVRQSPAHQDPALLAASSAQWTARMRLLEARLQATDAYVAGDAFSLADVAIGLSLNRWRRTPLEHPQLPALEAYHERLRQRPGYLEHGDNGLA